The following proteins are encoded in a genomic region of Cricetulus griseus strain 17A/GY chromosome 7, alternate assembly CriGri-PICRH-1.0, whole genome shotgun sequence:
- the Pycr1 gene encoding pyrroline-5-carboxylate reductase 1, mitochondrial isoform X2 yields MASSPDMDQATVSALRRIGVNLTAHNRQTVRHSDVLFLAVKPHIIPFILDEIGADIEDRHIVVSCAAGVTINSIEKKLTAFQPAPKVIRCMTNTPVVVREGVTVYATGTHAQVEDGRLVEQLMGSVGFCTEVEEDLIDAVTGLSGSGPAYAFTALDALADGGVKMGLPRRLAVRLGAQALLGAAKMLLDSEQHPGQLKDNVCSPGGATIHALHVLESGGFRSLLINAVEASCIRTRELQTMADQETVSPAAIKKTVLDKVKLDSSAGAAQSSSGHIKSLPCSLAPAGKE; encoded by the exons ATGGCCAGCTCCCCGGACATGGACCAAGCCACGGTCTCTGCCCTCCGG AGGATAGGGGTGAACCTGACAGCCCACAACAGACAGACAGTGCGCCACAGCGATGTGCTCTTCCTGGCTGTGAAGCCACACATCATCCCCTTCATCCTGGATGAAATTGGTGCTGACATCGAGGACAGGCACATCGTGGTGTCCTGTGCGGCAGGTGTCACCATCAACTCCATTGAAAAG AAGCTGACAGCATTCCAGCCAGCACCCAAAGTCATCCGCTGTATGACCAACACCCCAGTGGTGGTGCGGGAGGGTGTTACTGTGTACGCCACGGGCACTCATGCTCAGGTGGAGGATGGCAGGCTCGTGGAGCAGCTCATGGGCAGTGTGGGCTTCTGCACAGAGGTGGAGGAAGATCTGATCGATGCCGTCACGGGGCTCAGTGGCAGCGGCCCTGCCTAT GCTTTCACCGCCCTGGACGCTCTCGCTGATGGTGGAGTGAAAATGGGACTTCCAAGACGCCTGGCTGTCCGCCTGGGGGCCCAGGCCCTCCTG GGGGCAGCTAAGATGCTACTAGACTCAGAACAGCATCCAGGCCAGCTCAAGGACAATGTCTGCTCTCCTGGTGGGGCCACCATCCATGCCTTGCATGTGCTGGAGAGTGGGGGCTTTCGCTCCCTGCTTATCAATGCTGTGGAGGCCTCCTGCATCCGTACACG GGAGCTGCAGACCATGGCTGATCAGGAAACTGTCTCCCCTGCTGCCATCAAAAAGACTGTCCTGGACAAGGTGAAACTGGATTCCTCTGCTGGGGCCGCTCAGTCTTCTTCTGGCCATATTAAGTCACTGCCCTGCAGCCTGGCCCCAGCAGGCAAGGAGTGA
- the Pycr1 gene encoding pyrroline-5-carboxylate reductase 1, mitochondrial isoform X1, translating to MSVGFIGAGQLAFALAKGFTAAGVLAAHKIMASSPDMDQATVSALRRIGVNLTAHNRQTVRHSDVLFLAVKPHIIPFILDEIGADIEDRHIVVSCAAGVTINSIEKKLTAFQPAPKVIRCMTNTPVVVREGVTVYATGTHAQVEDGRLVEQLMGSVGFCTEVEEDLIDAVTGLSGSGPAYAFTALDALADGGVKMGLPRRLAVRLGAQALLGAAKMLLDSEQHPGQLKDNVCSPGGATIHALHVLESGGFRSLLINAVEASCIRTRELQTMADQETVSPAAIKKTVLDKVKLDSSAGAAQSSSGHIKSLPCSLAPAGKE from the exons ATGAGCGTGGGTTTCATCGGGGCAGGGCAGCTGGCTTTTGCCCTAGCCAAGGGCTTCACAGCAGCAG GTGTTCTGGCAGCTCACAAGATAATGGCCAGCTCCCCGGACATGGACCAAGCCACGGTCTCTGCCCTCCGG AGGATAGGGGTGAACCTGACAGCCCACAACAGACAGACAGTGCGCCACAGCGATGTGCTCTTCCTGGCTGTGAAGCCACACATCATCCCCTTCATCCTGGATGAAATTGGTGCTGACATCGAGGACAGGCACATCGTGGTGTCCTGTGCGGCAGGTGTCACCATCAACTCCATTGAAAAG AAGCTGACAGCATTCCAGCCAGCACCCAAAGTCATCCGCTGTATGACCAACACCCCAGTGGTGGTGCGGGAGGGTGTTACTGTGTACGCCACGGGCACTCATGCTCAGGTGGAGGATGGCAGGCTCGTGGAGCAGCTCATGGGCAGTGTGGGCTTCTGCACAGAGGTGGAGGAAGATCTGATCGATGCCGTCACGGGGCTCAGTGGCAGCGGCCCTGCCTAT GCTTTCACCGCCCTGGACGCTCTCGCTGATGGTGGAGTGAAAATGGGACTTCCAAGACGCCTGGCTGTCCGCCTGGGGGCCCAGGCCCTCCTG GGGGCAGCTAAGATGCTACTAGACTCAGAACAGCATCCAGGCCAGCTCAAGGACAATGTCTGCTCTCCTGGTGGGGCCACCATCCATGCCTTGCATGTGCTGGAGAGTGGGGGCTTTCGCTCCCTGCTTATCAATGCTGTGGAGGCCTCCTGCATCCGTACACG GGAGCTGCAGACCATGGCTGATCAGGAAACTGTCTCCCCTGCTGCCATCAAAAAGACTGTCCTGGACAAGGTGAAACTGGATTCCTCTGCTGGGGCCGCTCAGTCTTCTTCTGGCCATATTAAGTCACTGCCCTGCAGCCTGGCCCCAGCAGGCAAGGAGTGA